Part of the Vicinamibacteria bacterium genome is shown below.
TCCGCGGCGTCGATATCCTGCCGGATGGCGGCCAGGGCCGCCCCGAAGGCGCTCCCCCGGAGCCAGGCGGCCAGGGTCACCACCGCCACCGCCAGCACCACCATGCTGGCGTAGTTCAGTCCGAAGTCGAAGGAGCCGGGCGGCATCCGGATCCCGCTCGACCCGCCGGTGAAGGCGACTCCCCCCGCGAAGACGCGCACCGCCTCCCCCACCCCGATGGTGGCGATGGTGAAGTACGGCCCGCGGAGCCGGAAGGTAGGCAGCCCCACCACGAAGGAGAACCCCGCTCCCAGCAAGGCGGCCAAGGGCAAGGTTGCGTAAGGTTGCATCCCCCGCAGCGCGAGCAACGCCGTCGTGTAGGCGCCGATGCCCAGGAAGGCGGAGTAGCCGATAGAGACCTGCCCGGCCAGGCCGCCAAGCAAATTCCACGAAGAGGCGAGCACCACCGCGAAAGCGACGCTCCATATGTCGTTCAGAATGCCGCGCCCGAACACGCGCGGCGCGAGCAGCAGGAGCAGGCCGGCGGCGGCGACGGTGACGGAGGGCCGCAGCCGGGCGCGCAGCCCGGTCATTAGCGGAGGGCCGCCCGTCGCCGGGTCATCCGCAGGAAGGCATGGGGAAGACCCTGCGGGAAAGCCACCAGAGCGACCACAAGGAGCGTGAAGCTCACCGCATCTTGGAAGGAAGTTGGGATCCGCGTGAACGCGCCCAGCGCGTTCTCGAGGATGGCCAGGATGAAGGCGCCCGCGGCCACGCCCACCACGCTCTCCATGCCCGCGAGCACGATGATGCAGAAAGCCTTGAGTAGGAAGCTCCGTCCGAAGTCGGGGGTGAATGCGTACAGGGTGGAGAGCAAGCCGCCTGCCACCCCGGCCAGGGCCGTCCCCATGCCGAACGCCTGGGCGGAGATGCGATCGGCGTCTACCCCGCAGAGCATGGCCGCGTCCCGGTTCTGGGTCACCGCTCGCATGGCCCGGCCCAGGTCCGT
Proteins encoded:
- a CDS encoding branched-chain amino acid ABC transporter permease, producing the protein MTGLRARLRPSVTVAAAGLLLLLAPRVFGRGILNDIWSVAFAVVLASSWNLLGGLAGQVSIGYSAFLGIGAYTTALLALRGMQPYATLPLAALLGAGFSFVVGLPTFRLRGPYFTIATIGVGEAVRVFAGGVAFTGGSSGIRMPPGSFDFGLNYASMVVLAVAVVTLAAWLRGSAFGAALAAIRQDIDAAEALGINATRYKVAVHALSAGLVAAAGSLFAINFQYISPGSVFDFRLSLSIVLMPILGGVGTVAGPVWGAIFFSYLQIKMLSVPALRDSYLFLYGTLLILIMLFEPKGLLGLWERLPRALRRPPKEASAA